In Ruegeria sp. SCSIO 43209, the sequence TACATCCCATCCCTACGACCAAAGGAGCATTTTCCGAAAATCGTGCCGGTAGTAGGTTTTTAACAACGCCAGTCATTCATGGGAGGACACTATGACCTGGAGCACACCGAAGCTGAAAGAAGTGAACTGCGGTATGGAGATCAACATGTATTCTCCGTCCGAGGACGAAGGCCGCGAGTACGAGCCCGACCTGTTTTGATCACGTAAACGCAGCGGAGGCCCAAAGTGCATTTCCTGGTTCTTGGGGCTTCTGCAGGTGGCGGTTTGCCACAATGGAACTGCGGTTGCCGGAATTGCGAGGACGCCCGCAAGGGTAAGATCCCGCCTTCCGGCCAATCCTCTTTGGCGGTGTCGCCGGATGGCCTGAATTGGAGCGTCCTGAATGCCTCGCCCGATATTCGCCAGCAGATGCTGGATACCCCCAAAATGCACCCACGTGCGTTACGCGACACGCCTGTGGCCTCGGTTCTGCTGACCAACGGGGATATCGACCACATCGCCGGGTTGCTCAGCCTGCGTGAACAGACCCCGTTCACCCTGTTTGCCACAGGCGATATTCTGGGTGTGCTGTCCCAGAACCGGATCTTCGACGCGGTCAACCGTGAGAAAGTCAACCGCCGTCAGATTGCCCCCGGCGATGAATTCACCCTTCAAGATGGGCTGCAGGCGCAGCTCTTTGCAGTGCCCGGAAAGGTGCCCCTGTTCATGGAGGGCGACACCG encodes:
- the pqqA gene encoding pyrroloquinoline quinone precursor peptide PqqA — translated: MTWSTPKLKEVNCGMEINMYSPSEDEGREYEPDLF
- the pqqB gene encoding pyrroloquinoline quinone biosynthesis protein PqqB — its product is MHFLVLGASAGGGLPQWNCGCRNCEDARKGKIPPSGQSSLAVSPDGLNWSVLNASPDIRQQMLDTPKMHPRALRDTPVASVLLTNGDIDHIAGLLSLREQTPFTLFATGDILGVLSQNRIFDAVNREKVNRRQIAPGDEFTLQDGLQAQLFAVPGKVPLFMEGDTVQTDLLGEQTVGVRLTTADKTAYYIPGCAQVTDDLLARIADADQLFFDGTLWDDDEMIRTGTGVKTGQRMGHISISGPEGSIARLQDIRASKTFIHINNTNPILQPDSPERAFVETAGWNIAYDGQEITI